The nucleotide sequence CGGATCCAGGCTGCCGCACGGGGCCTCTAATCTAATCTACTCGTTGTCGCCGGAGAACTCCACGTAGAAACGTCTTGTCTCAGCATCCCAGATATAGTTGTGATCAGCACCTGTTGTTCTCTTATTTCAAAATATTAGGATTCTACCCAAGTCTCGTCTGGTTTGCCTAACATACTAATATTACTACGAAACACACAGCTCTatgcacccgcaaaaaaaaaaagaaaaaaagaaacacacAGCTCTATGAGAAGAAGCCAAAGTCAAAAAAACTGACATTCACCTCATCTCATAAGTAGATGTAACCTGTAAGATCAGAAGAGCTGAGGAACATCTCAAGCATATATAAATTGAAACGTCCAGTTCATCCATAACAAACCAAGTATTATTTGACAGAAAATGTATTGACCATTAAAGACAACGGCAAAGCCTCAAGGTTTTGCTATATTCGACAGAAAAGCTTAAAGGATAGAGTAGAATAATCACAAAGCATCAGGAACAATGCAGATATCAAAATTAAGCTACACAATATAGTTGGTGGTGGTAGTGGTTTTGATTCAGTTAGATGTTCCGCCCTCCTACATGCTAGTAGATTCTTCCTGTATCAAGCTCTTATACTTTGATGAAAAGCGGGGCTTCGTCTATAAAAAAACAGATACACAACAAATACATCTCATACTCAAATCCCAATGCTTACGTTTGCTTCCATCTGGCCTGTTAAGGTTTTACTTTATTTAACAGTTTCCCGATGTTGTCATGCAATGGAACCTTCAATCTTCTTAAGCCAAGATTCTCTTAACTGGCAGAAATTTTAAATAGGACTCTCTGCATCAACACAACTGTCACCTTCCGGAGATCTCTGGCCAGCCAATATGTCAGATGTTGTATCATCAGGAACAATTCCCCTGTTGAGCATTTCATCATGCAACTGGAATGCTTCTTGCAGCTTACCATCACGGAGGCTTCCATTTATCAGCATGTTATAAATAAGAGCATTAGGGCGTACATCCAACCTCTTCATGTCATCCAATAACTTCTTGGCACCATCAATGTCTCCAATGCGGCAAAGGCCATGTGTTAACGCTGTGAAAGTGATACTATCGGGAATGTTACCCTTGGCCATCATCTCTGAGTACAATTCCAATGCAAAGGCTACATTGCCATCTTTTGAGAAACCGTCGATTAAGGTAGTGTATGTTACTGTATCAGCAGCAATTCCTTCTTTAATCATGCTCTCATAGAATTTGGAAGCTTCTTTCATCATTTTCAAATCCTTGTACCCGGTAATAAAATTAGTGTAGACGGCAGATGTGGGTGTTAGACCATCTTTCAGCAGAATAACAAGAAATTGCAGTGCATGAGACATATTCCCTTCATGGCAAAACCCACTTATTAAAGCATTGTATGCAGCAATGTCAGGTTGAAGGCCTTTGCGCCTCACATTATTTAGCATTTTAAGTGCCAGATCACAACAACTGGTCCTGCAGTAACCGTCAATGAAACTGGTATATGTTACTATGTTGGCGGGTATACCTTTCTCACGCATCTGCTGATACATAGCAAATGCTGAGCCCATCATACCAGCTTTCACAAATCCATTGATGATACTGTTGTATGTCATTGTGGTCGGGACAAAACCTTCACCTATGAAGTTCTTCAAAATTTCATCAACTTCATAAATCCGGTCACTCATGCAAATGCCATTTATGAGAACATTATGTGTATACTCATTGCAAGAAACTCCATTTTGTTTCATTTCATCAAGGAGGGCATATGCCTTGTCAAAAGCCTTCTTCTTGATATACCCTTTCATCAAAAATGTATACGTGAAAACATTAGGTACAAATCCTTCCACAGGCATCTCTGAGTACAGTTTGACTGCTTCATCCATGCACCCCTTCTCACAGTAACCCATTAACAAGCTGTTGTATGTCACAACAGATGGTTTCACTCCAGTTTCCTTCATCTTACCAAACAAGTTAAGTGCTTCGCGGAGCTTGTGTTGCTGGCAGAGCCAATGAATTAGACCATTGTACGTGAAGACATCCGGTAGCCTAGAATCAGCCATCTCCAGACACAAGCTTACAGCATCTGCCCACCGTTTATCGCACAACAGGCCCTTGATAACCAAACTGAACTCGTGTGAACTTGGCAACAGCCCTTGCCCTCTCATCTGGCGATATAGCACATACACCTTCTGTGTCATCCCAGCTTGATCACAGCCTCTTATAAGCGTCCCATACGTCACATTAGTTGGCAATATACCATTCGCCAGGGTCTCGTCGAAAAGATCCAGAGCTTTCTCGACCTCGCCTCGCAAGCAATACCCATGCATCAAAATCGTCGCGAGAACGACATCCATTTTCTTGCCAGCAGACAGCATCTCGTCCTTGACCCGCAGAGCCTCCTCCATCCTCCCCACCTTGACAAGCACATCCACCAGAGACCTGTAGGTGAAGTCCCACGTCTCGAAGCCAGCCTCCTTCATCTCCCCAAGGAGGAGGAGCCCGCGGTCAGCATCACGCAGTTTGCACAGTGCCGCGATCACAAGAGCGTAGACGCGCTGGTCGGGCTCGATCTCAGCgccgggcatttcatcaaacagccTGACAGCATCCTCGAGCATCCCTTCCTTGACGCAGGCCCGCATGAGCGCATCGAACATCCATGCGTCCACGCGGTCGCCCCTCCCCCGCATCTCCGCGAAGAGCGCAAGCGCGTCCCGGGCCGACGAGCAGCGCGCGGTGGTGACGAGCAGGTCGGTGCGGGACTTGACATCCGGGACAACGCCGCGGGCGACCATGTGGGCGTACGCGTCGGCGGCCGCGCTGGCGCGGCCGGCGCGGGAGAGGGAGGTGAGGAGGCGGCTGAGGAGGGACACGTGAACGGCTGCGACGGGGGAGCCGGAGTGAGGGCCGGCCGCGGCTGAGAGGACGGCGTCGACGAGGGCGCCCGGGGCGAGACCCGCGTCGAAGGCGGCCGACTTGAGGAGGGTGAAGGCACGCGGGTGGGACGGGGATGAGGCGAAGAGCGCGCGGAGGGTGGAGGTGAGGTTCTCCACGACGGCGGGGTCGCGCGCGGCCGGGCGGTTGGAGAAGTGGGCAGACAGGGGATCGGTTTGGTGGGGCGGCGCGGCGGGAATGGGAATGGCGGTGGCGCAGAGGGAACGCCATGCGAGCGAGGGCGAGGAGGCTGCTCGGAGCCGTGGTGGGCGGCGCATGGTGGCGGGCAGGAGGGGTTTAGCTAGGGATTGAGCGGAACTGCGCAA is from Triticum aestivum cultivar Chinese Spring chromosome 3A, IWGSC CS RefSeq v2.1, whole genome shotgun sequence and encodes:
- the LOC123061456 gene encoding pentatricopeptide repeat-containing protein At3g54980, mitochondrial; this translates as MRRPPRLRAASSPSLAWRSLCATAIPIPAAPPHQTDPLSAHFSNRPAARDPAVVENLTSTLRALFASSPSHPRAFTLLKSAAFDAGLAPGALVDAVLSAAAGPHSGSPVAAVHVSLLSRLLTSLSRAGRASAAADAYAHMVARGVVPDVKSRTDLLVTTARCSSARDALALFAEMRGRGDRVDAWMFDALMRACVKEGMLEDAVRLFDEMPGAEIEPDQRVYALVIAALCKLRDADRGLLLLGEMKEAGFETWDFTYRSLVDVLVKVGRMEEALRVKDEMLSAGKKMDVVLATILMHGYCLRGEVEKALDLFDETLANGILPTNVTYGTLIRGCDQAGMTQKVYVLYRQMRGQGLLPSSHEFSLVIKGLLCDKRWADAVSLCLEMADSRLPDVFTYNGLIHWLCQQHKLREALNLFGKMKETGVKPSVVTYNSLLMGYCEKGCMDEAVKLYSEMPVEGFVPNVFTYTFLMKGYIKKKAFDKAYALLDEMKQNGVSCNEYTHNVLINGICMSDRIYEVDEILKNFIGEGFVPTTMTYNSIINGFVKAGMMGSAFAMYQQMREKGIPANIVTYTSFIDGYCRTSCCDLALKMLNNVRRKGLQPDIAAYNALISGFCHEGNMSHALQFLVILLKDGLTPTSAVYTNFITGYKDLKMMKEASKFYESMIKEGIAADTVTYTTLIDGFSKDGNVAFALELYSEMMAKGNIPDSITFTALTHGLCRIGDIDGAKKLLDDMKRLDVRPNALIYNMLINGSLRDGKLQEAFQLHDEMLNRGIVPDDTTSDILAGQRSPEGDSCVDAESPI